One genomic window of Osmia bicornis bicornis chromosome 3, iOsmBic2.1, whole genome shotgun sequence includes the following:
- the LOC114871794 gene encoding centrosomal protein of 89 kDa-like isoform X2, whose product MKVVLNNKERSCRRTSLINSSLETPCRPVYCRRRISKARHTLKSHVLHKDPSDYNIGDTNDNDDNVCSMNKKHDCERNKKSHEKSQKQSFDEDDVESGTVSSRIKTKHPSKDSLKIANEYHKLEKRYKHIEEECKKLGSILEQRETEYKGICSHYETLVHVVQELEEAKVDLTKHNEKLEVEKVQLNEDILLLKNIVYQLNTELERYQDKLRDQKLEISSAHIESSEKEEKYNQRIWGSINFHALGPLLNAYQENLSEKRELLRMYEQEMADFGNRCKEVLTENELMHKEVQELKSECDRYAKEIATLVENTASLKKQNDILEKETGSLKRETAEVRSAYELKMGIILKRNDVLRKENMTCVSELSNLRGKYEILSKEFEKLKSKEDQTIPTSIHTAAVEECKKLLDELKYRYENEKRNLSNHIKRMEENQPENEKELVMAIAERNHLKGLVENLEKNLKRTQRKLEHVQGLVYSTRISRDSLKGQLSKATAYCEELFSEYERIVAEREKLLAILRETEQENANIDRLGKSITSRVNDLKNQLEIVRRGARQQVESAEKRIKLQELRVQRMKRICRHKVQHLSDIIKQKEDIIGMLEKEKHGNKNSTRHELQTTSNNVSKTARPNNT is encoded by the exons ATGAAAGTAGTACTGAACAACAAAGAAAGAAG TTGTAGAAGAACATCGCTTATAAACAGTAGTTTGGAGACACCTTGCAGACCAGTTTATTGTCGCAGACGCATTTCGAAAGCAAGACATACACTTAAATCTCATGTATTGCATAAAGATCCATCAGATTATAACATAGGTGATACaaatgataatgatgataatGTATGTTCAATGAACAAAAAGCATGATTGtgaaagaaataagaaatcaCATGAGAAAAGTCAGAAACAATCATTTGATGAAGATGATGTTGAATCAG GTACCGTATCGTCAAGAATAAAAACCAAACATCCTTCTAAAGATTCCTTGAAAATAGCCAATGAGTATCACAAATTAGAAAAACGTTATAAACATATTGAAGAAGAATGTAAAAAATTAGGTAGTATATTAGAGCaaagagaaacagaatatAAAGGAATATGTTCACACTATGAAACTTTAGTCCATGTAGTACAAGAACTAGAAGAGGCAAAAGTTGATTTAACAAAACACAATGAAAAACTTGAAGTAGAGAAAGTTCAGTTAAATGAAGatatattacttttaaaaaacATTGTCTACCAATTGAATACTGAATTGGAAAGATATCAAGACAAATTAAGAGATCAAAAACTTGAAATCAGTTCTGCACACATAGAAAGCAGTGAAAAGGAAGAGAAGTACAATCAGAGAATTTGGGGaagtattaattttcatgCATTAGGTCCACTTTTGAATGCCTATCAAGAAAATTTGTCGGAAAAACGAGAACTTTTACGCATGTACGAACAGGAGATGGCTGATTTTGGTAATAGATGTAAGGAAGTCCTTACAGAGAATGAACTTATGCACAAAGAAGTACAAGAATTAAAGTCAGAGTGCGATAGGTATGCAAAGGAAATTGCGACATTAGTTGAAAACACAGCatctttaaaaaaacaaaacgaTATTTTGGAAAAGGAAACCGGAAGTTTAAAAAGGGAAACCGCCGAAGTTCGTTCGGCGTATGAATTAAAGATgggaataattttaaaacgtAATGATGTACTtaggaaagaaaatatgaCCTGCGTATCAGAATTAAGTAATCTTCGcggaaaatatgaaattttaagcaaagaatttgaaaaactaAAAAGTAAAGAGGATCAAACAATACCTACGAGCATTCACACTGCCGCTGTCGAAGAATGTAAAAAATTACTGGATGAATTAAAATACCgatatgaaaatgaaaaacgtaATCTTTCCAATCATATAAAACGTATGGAAGAGAATCAACCAGAGAACGAGAAAGAACTCGTAATGGCCATAGCCGAAAGAAATCATTTGAAAGGTCTTGTTGAAAATCTTGAGAAAAATTTGAA GCGTACACAACGTAAACTGGAACACGTGCAAGGTCTTGTATATTCAACTCGGATTTCACGTGATTCTCTGAAAGGGCAATTAAGTAAGGCGACCGCTTATTGCGAGGAATTGTTTTCCGAATATGAAAGAATCGTGGCAGAAAGAGAAAAACTATTAGCTATCCTGCGCGAAACCGAACAAGAAAATGCAAATATTGATCGCCTTGGAAAAAGCATTACTAGTCGAGtgaatgatttaaaaaatcaattagAA ATTGTCCGAAGAGGTGCGAGACAGCAAGTAGAATCAGCCGAAAAGCGAATAAAATTACAGGAACTTCGTGTTCAGCGAATGAAACGTATTTGTCGGCATAAAGTACAGCATTTAAGCgatataattaaacaaaaggAAGACATTATTGGGAtgttagaaaaagaaaaacacggtaataaaaattcaacgcGACATGAACTTCAAACAACGAGTAATAACGTATCTAAAACAGCTAGACCAAATAATACATGA
- the LOC114871794 gene encoding centrosomal protein of 89 kDa-like isoform X1, translating into MTMANYESSTEQQRKKHSCRRTSLINSSLETPCRPVYCRRRISKARHTLKSHVLHKDPSDYNIGDTNDNDDNVCSMNKKHDCERNKKSHEKSQKQSFDEDDVESGTVSSRIKTKHPSKDSLKIANEYHKLEKRYKHIEEECKKLGSILEQRETEYKGICSHYETLVHVVQELEEAKVDLTKHNEKLEVEKVQLNEDILLLKNIVYQLNTELERYQDKLRDQKLEISSAHIESSEKEEKYNQRIWGSINFHALGPLLNAYQENLSEKRELLRMYEQEMADFGNRCKEVLTENELMHKEVQELKSECDRYAKEIATLVENTASLKKQNDILEKETGSLKRETAEVRSAYELKMGIILKRNDVLRKENMTCVSELSNLRGKYEILSKEFEKLKSKEDQTIPTSIHTAAVEECKKLLDELKYRYENEKRNLSNHIKRMEENQPENEKELVMAIAERNHLKGLVENLEKNLKRTQRKLEHVQGLVYSTRISRDSLKGQLSKATAYCEELFSEYERIVAEREKLLAILRETEQENANIDRLGKSITSRVNDLKNQLEIVRRGARQQVESAEKRIKLQELRVQRMKRICRHKVQHLSDIIKQKEDIIGMLEKEKHGNKNSTRHELQTTSNNVSKTARPNNT; encoded by the exons ATGACAATGGCTAATTATGAAAGTAGTACTGAACAACAAAGAAAGAAG CACAGTTGTAGAAGAACATCGCTTATAAACAGTAGTTTGGAGACACCTTGCAGACCAGTTTATTGTCGCAGACGCATTTCGAAAGCAAGACATACACTTAAATCTCATGTATTGCATAAAGATCCATCAGATTATAACATAGGTGATACaaatgataatgatgataatGTATGTTCAATGAACAAAAAGCATGATTGtgaaagaaataagaaatcaCATGAGAAAAGTCAGAAACAATCATTTGATGAAGATGATGTTGAATCAG GTACCGTATCGTCAAGAATAAAAACCAAACATCCTTCTAAAGATTCCTTGAAAATAGCCAATGAGTATCACAAATTAGAAAAACGTTATAAACATATTGAAGAAGAATGTAAAAAATTAGGTAGTATATTAGAGCaaagagaaacagaatatAAAGGAATATGTTCACACTATGAAACTTTAGTCCATGTAGTACAAGAACTAGAAGAGGCAAAAGTTGATTTAACAAAACACAATGAAAAACTTGAAGTAGAGAAAGTTCAGTTAAATGAAGatatattacttttaaaaaacATTGTCTACCAATTGAATACTGAATTGGAAAGATATCAAGACAAATTAAGAGATCAAAAACTTGAAATCAGTTCTGCACACATAGAAAGCAGTGAAAAGGAAGAGAAGTACAATCAGAGAATTTGGGGaagtattaattttcatgCATTAGGTCCACTTTTGAATGCCTATCAAGAAAATTTGTCGGAAAAACGAGAACTTTTACGCATGTACGAACAGGAGATGGCTGATTTTGGTAATAGATGTAAGGAAGTCCTTACAGAGAATGAACTTATGCACAAAGAAGTACAAGAATTAAAGTCAGAGTGCGATAGGTATGCAAAGGAAATTGCGACATTAGTTGAAAACACAGCatctttaaaaaaacaaaacgaTATTTTGGAAAAGGAAACCGGAAGTTTAAAAAGGGAAACCGCCGAAGTTCGTTCGGCGTATGAATTAAAGATgggaataattttaaaacgtAATGATGTACTtaggaaagaaaatatgaCCTGCGTATCAGAATTAAGTAATCTTCGcggaaaatatgaaattttaagcaaagaatttgaaaaactaAAAAGTAAAGAGGATCAAACAATACCTACGAGCATTCACACTGCCGCTGTCGAAGAATGTAAAAAATTACTGGATGAATTAAAATACCgatatgaaaatgaaaaacgtaATCTTTCCAATCATATAAAACGTATGGAAGAGAATCAACCAGAGAACGAGAAAGAACTCGTAATGGCCATAGCCGAAAGAAATCATTTGAAAGGTCTTGTTGAAAATCTTGAGAAAAATTTGAA GCGTACACAACGTAAACTGGAACACGTGCAAGGTCTTGTATATTCAACTCGGATTTCACGTGATTCTCTGAAAGGGCAATTAAGTAAGGCGACCGCTTATTGCGAGGAATTGTTTTCCGAATATGAAAGAATCGTGGCAGAAAGAGAAAAACTATTAGCTATCCTGCGCGAAACCGAACAAGAAAATGCAAATATTGATCGCCTTGGAAAAAGCATTACTAGTCGAGtgaatgatttaaaaaatcaattagAA ATTGTCCGAAGAGGTGCGAGACAGCAAGTAGAATCAGCCGAAAAGCGAATAAAATTACAGGAACTTCGTGTTCAGCGAATGAAACGTATTTGTCGGCATAAAGTACAGCATTTAAGCgatataattaaacaaaaggAAGACATTATTGGGAtgttagaaaaagaaaaacacggtaataaaaattcaacgcGACATGAACTTCAAACAACGAGTAATAACGTATCTAAAACAGCTAGACCAAATAATACATGA